A genomic region of Diceros bicornis minor isolate mBicDic1 chromosome 39, mDicBic1.mat.cur, whole genome shotgun sequence contains the following coding sequences:
- the ZBTB2 gene encoding zinc finger and BTB domain-containing protein 2 translates to MDLANHGLILLQQLNAQREFGFLCDCTVAIGDVYFKAHKSVLASFSNYFKMLFVHQTSECVRLKPTDIQPDIFSYLLHLMYTGKMAPQLIDPVRLEQGIKFLHAYPLIQEASLASQGAFSHPDQVFPLASSLYGIQIADHQLRQATKIASAPEKLARDPRPQPSRMSQEQVPEASQLSQLTSTLTQVNRTHMTPSDPLQTSLSPELVSTPVPPPPPGEETNLEASSSDEQPASLTIAHVKPSIMKRNGSFPKYYACHLCGRRFTLRSSLREHLQIHTGVPFTSSQPGESRVPLSLCSNAADLGKDALDVPEAGMISDSELQHVSDSPIIDGQQHSETPPPSDIADIDNLEQADQEREVKRRKYECTICGRKFIQKSHWREHMYIHTGKPFKCSTCDKSFCRANQAARHVCLNQSIDTYTMVDKQTLELCTFEEGSQMDNMLVQTNKPYKCNLCDKTFSTPNEVVKHSCQNQNSDVFALDEGRSILLGSGDSEVTETDHPVLASIKKEQETVLLD, encoded by the exons atggatTTGGCCAACCATGGACTTATTCTCCTGCAGCAGTTAAACGCTCAGCGCGAGTTCGGTTTCCTGTGTGACTGCACGGTTGCCATCGGCGATGTGTACTTCAAGGCACACAAATCCGTTCTTGCTTCATTCTCCAAttactttaagatgttgtttGTCCATCAGACCAG TGAGTGTGTCCGTTTGAAACCAACTGACATCCAGCCTGACATTTTCAGCTATCTCTTACATTTGATGTACACTGGAAAGATGGCGCCCCAGCTGATTGATCCCGTTCGCTTAGAACAGGGGATCAAGTTTCTCCACGCTTACCCACTCATCCAGGAGGCTAGCCTGGCCAGCCAAGGAGCCTTTTCTCATCCTGACCAAGTTTTCCCGCTGGCTTCTTCCTTGTATGGCATTCAGATTGCAGACCATCAGTTGAGACAAGCCACCAAGATTGCTTCCGCACCTGAAAAACTTGCCCGAGATCCACGGCCACAGCCCTCGAGGATGAGCCAAGAACAGGTACCTGAGGCCTCCCAGCTCTCGCAGCTGACTTCAACCCTGACCCAGGTGAATCGGACACACATGACTCCCTCAGACCCGCTGCAGACCTCCCTGTCTCCGGAGCTCGTTTCCACTCctgttcctccccctccccctggggAGGAGACCAATCTGGAAGCCTCCTCCTCTGACGAACAGCCTGCGTCCCTCACCATAGCCCACGTCAAGCCGAGCATCATGAAGAGGAACGGGAGCTTTCCCAAGTACTACGCCTGCCACCTGTGTGGACGGCGCTTTACTCTCCGGAGCAGCTTGCGGGAACACCTCCAGATCCACACGGGCGTCCCTTTCACGTCAAGCCAGCCGGGCGAGAGCCGAGTTCCCCTGTCTCTTTGTAGCAACGCAGCTGACCTGGGGAAAGACGCCTTGGACGTGCCTGAAGCTGGGATGATAAGTGACAGTGAGCTGCAGCACGTCTCAGATTCCCCAATCATCGACGGACAGCAGCACTCGGAGACGCCGCCGCCCTCGGACATCGCGGACATTGACAACCTGGAGCAGGCGGACCAGGAGAGGGAGGTGAAGAGGCGGAAGTACGAGTGCACCATCTGTGGACGCAAGTTCATCCAGAAGAGCCACTGGCGGGAGCACATGTACATCCACACCGGGAAGCCTTTCAAATGCAGCACTTGTGACAAGAGCTTTTGCAGGGCCAACCAGGCTGCCCGGCACGTGTGCCTCAACCAGAGCATCGACACGTACACCATGGTGGACAAACAGACTCTGGAGCTCTGCACGTTTGAGGAAGGCAGCCAGATGGACAACATGTTGGTACAAACCAACAAACCCTACAAGTGCAACTTGTGTGACAAAACATTCTCCACCCCCAATGAGGTTGTTAAACATTCTTGCCAAAACCAGAACTCGGACGTTTTTGCCCTAGACGAAGGGCGGTCCATTCTCCTGGGCAGTGGGGACTCCGAGGTAACGGAAACTGACCACCCAGTGTTAGCTTCCATCAAAAAGGAACAGGAAACAGTGTTGTTAGACTGA